The sequence CGATGACCGCTCCGAGTCCGAGCGCGGCGGCCAGGTGCGCGGCCATCTGCCATTCGGTGAGCAGCATCGGACTCTCCCTTCTCCTACAGCCAGCTGCCGTAGCGGCGGATGTACCAGGTCTTCACGAGCTGGGTGAGCGTGCAGTACGCGAGCAGCACGCCGATCAGCCACGGGAAGTAGCTCGCCGGCAGGGCCACGAAGCCCAGCGAGGACGCCAGTGGCGAGAAGGGCAGCCAGAGCCCGGTCAGCACAGCGAGGACGGTCATGACCATCACCGGCCAGGAGGCGCGCGACTGGATGAAGGGGATCTTCCGGGTGCGGATCATGTGGACGATCAGGGTCTGCGAGAGCAGGCCCTCGACGAACCAGCCGGATTGGAAGAGGGACTGGCTCGCCTCGCTGTTCGCCGCGAACACGTGCCACATGATCAGGAACATCGCGATGTCGAAGATCGAGCTGATCGGGCCGATGGTGACCATGAAGCGGCCGATGCCCTTGGCGTCCCAGTTGCGGGGCCTGCGCAGGTACTCCTCGTCCATCCGGTCCCACGGGGTGGCCAGCTGGGCGATGTCGTAGACCAGGTTCTGGACCAGCAGCATGATCGCGAGCATCGGCTGGAAGGGGATGAAGGCGCTCGCGACCAGGACCGAGAAGACGTTGCCGAAGTTCGACGACGCCGTCATCTTGATGTACTTGATCGTGTTGCCGAAGGTGGTGCGGCCCTGGAGGACGCCCTGCTCCAGGACGGTGAGGTCCTTCTCCAGCAGGATGATGTCGGCCGACTCCTTGGCGACGTCCACGGCGGTGTCCACGGAGATGCCGACGTCGGCGTCGCGCAGCGCGGCCGCGTCGTTGATGCCGTCGCCGAGGAACCCGACGGTGTGGCCGTCGGCCTGCAGGGCCCGGACGATCCGGGCCTTCTGGACCGGGTTGACCTTGGCGAAGACCGTCGTACGGGCGGCCAGCGCGCGCAGTTCGGTGTCGTCCAGGTCGTCGGTCTCGGGGCCGAGCACCACCTGGCCGACGTCGATGCCGACATCGGTGCAGACCCGGGCGGCGACGAGGTCGTTGTCGCCGGTGACCACCTTCACCGCGATGCCCTTGTCGGCCAGGCCCTGGAGGGCTCGGGCGGCGTCGGCCTTCGGCGGGTCGAGGAAGGCGAGGAAGCCGACCAGCGTCAGCCCGTCCTCGTCGGCGACCGTGTAGGTCTCGCGCGGGCTGTCGATCGTGCGGGTGGCGACGGCCAGGACGCGCAGGCCCTGCCGGTTGTTGTCCTCGGCGATCCGGGTGACGTGCCACCGCAGCTGCTCGGTCAGCTCGACCGTCTCCCCGCGGTCCGTCATGTGCGTGCAGAGGTCCAGGACCTCTTCGACGGCACCCTTGGTGATCATGATGTGCTCGCGCCGTCCGAAGTCGCCGACCAGGGAGTTGCGGCAGAGGACCACGGACATCCGGCGCCGGGCGAAGTCGAAGGGGATCTCGTCGACCATCGAGAACCGTGCGTCGACGACAACCTCCTCGGCCTCGCCGACGCGGTCGATGACCGCTTGGTCCATCAGGTTCTTCAGGCCGGTCTGGAAGCGCGCGTTGAGGTAGCCGTACTCCAGCACCTCGCCGTCCTCGTCGCCGTGCACGTCCAGGTAGCGGTCCAAGGCGATCCGGTCCTCGGTGAGGGTGCCGGTCTTGTCCGTGCAGAGCACGTCCATCGCGCCCAGGTTCTGGATCGCGTTCAGTCGCTTGACGACCACCTTCCGCCGCGACATGGCGACCGCGCCGCGCGCCAGGTTGGCGGAGACGACCATCGGCAGCATCTCGGGGGTCAGTCCGACGGCGACGGCGATGCCGAAGAGGAGGGCCTCGTCCCAGTCGCCCTTGGTGAAGCCGTTGATCATGAAGACGACCGGGACCATCACCAGCATGAAGCGGATCAGCAGGAAGCTGACCTT comes from Streptomyces virginiae and encodes:
- the mgtA gene encoding magnesium-translocating P-type ATPase; translated protein: MTMLTPRTPTTLAPPGRSRRERKAAELQARTRLVGERLAGISARSGVEVLQEVDTSPAGLTHAEAALRLERHGSNTVAHERAPRWYLQLAKAYGNPFIAVLVLLAAVMYWQDPGDPGVVILSVMVGISGLLRFWQEFRSGRAADALKKLVTTTCAVQRRAGSGSAPTTFEVPMDQVVPGDVVKLAAGDLIPADLRIVTAKDLNVGQAALSGESLPVAKADTRTPDLGGQGTTDPVEADNLALMGTSVTSGTATGVVVATGADTYFGSMAGSLVGERPQTNFDTGVRKVSFLLIRFMLVMVPVVFMINGFTKGDWDEALLFGIAVAVGLTPEMLPMVVSANLARGAVAMSRRKVVVKRLNAIQNLGAMDVLCTDKTGTLTEDRIALDRYLDVHGDEDGEVLEYGYLNARFQTGLKNLMDQAVIDRVGEAEEVVVDARFSMVDEIPFDFARRRMSVVLCRNSLVGDFGRREHIMITKGAVEEVLDLCTHMTDRGETVELTEQLRWHVTRIAEDNNRQGLRVLAVATRTIDSPRETYTVADEDGLTLVGFLAFLDPPKADAARALQGLADKGIAVKVVTGDNDLVAARVCTDVGIDVGQVVLGPETDDLDDTELRALAARTTVFAKVNPVQKARIVRALQADGHTVGFLGDGINDAAALRDADVGISVDTAVDVAKESADIILLEKDLTVLEQGVLQGRTTFGNTIKYIKMTASSNFGNVFSVLVASAFIPFQPMLAIMLLVQNLVYDIAQLATPWDRMDEEYLRRPRNWDAKGIGRFMVTIGPISSIFDIAMFLIMWHVFAANSEASQSLFQSGWFVEGLLSQTLIVHMIRTRKIPFIQSRASWPVMVMTVLAVLTGLWLPFSPLASSLGFVALPASYFPWLIGVLLAYCTLTQLVKTWYIRRYGSWL